A window of the Nibribacter ruber genome harbors these coding sequences:
- a CDS encoding rhomboid family intramembrane serine protease: MTSIFDDIRSSFSRGNNALHQLIAINVVVFAVLVILRMIMTMSGSGGLYNYLMTFLSVSSNLDIFVFRPWTLVTYFFTHEQFLHIIFNMLNLYWFGMLVREYLGDKRLVNLYVLGGLVGGLFYLLTYNTIPYLQVRADNSFMMGASGSVIAIMVGAATLLPNYTFNLLLFGPIRIKYIAAVMVLLSISGATGGNAGGNIAHLGGALLGFLYIKQLQRGTDLGRPVQAVLDFFRRLFQRRSPLKVAYKNPNRPFASYSSTSTASTFGAVSNNLTPSDDEIDLILDKISNSGYESLTKEEKQKLFRASQK, translated from the coding sequence ATGACCAGTATTTTTGACGATATCCGTTCCTCGTTCAGTAGGGGGAACAATGCGCTGCACCAGCTCATTGCCATCAACGTGGTGGTGTTTGCCGTGCTGGTGATCCTGCGCATGATCATGACCATGAGCGGGTCTGGGGGGCTGTACAACTACCTGATGACTTTTCTCAGCGTCTCTTCCAATCTGGACATCTTTGTGTTTAGGCCTTGGACGCTGGTGACGTATTTCTTCACCCATGAGCAGTTTCTGCATATCATCTTTAACATGCTCAACCTGTACTGGTTTGGCATGCTGGTGCGGGAATACCTGGGCGACAAGCGTCTGGTGAACCTCTATGTGCTGGGTGGATTGGTAGGCGGCCTGTTTTATCTGCTCACCTACAATACCATTCCTTACCTGCAGGTACGGGCCGATAATTCTTTTATGATGGGCGCCTCTGGCAGCGTCATTGCCATTATGGTAGGGGCCGCCACGCTCTTGCCCAACTACACGTTCAATCTGCTGCTGTTCGGGCCCATACGCATTAAGTATATTGCCGCCGTCATGGTGTTGCTTTCCATCTCTGGGGCCACCGGCGGAAACGCGGGCGGCAACATTGCCCACTTGGGCGGCGCTCTGCTGGGCTTTCTGTACATCAAGCAACTACAGCGGGGCACAGACCTGGGCAGACCGGTACAAGCAGTGCTAGATTTTTTCAGGAGACTTTTCCAGCGCCGAAGCCCTCTAAAAGTAGCCTACAAGAATCCCAACCGGCCGTTTGCTTCTTATTCTTCTACCAGCACAGCCTCTACTTTTGGCGCGGTTTCCAATAACCTAACTCCCAGCGATGACGAGATTGACCTTATTCTGGACAAGATCTCCAACTCAGGCTATGAGAGCCTGACCAAGGAAGAAAAGCAGAAACTTTTTAGGGCCAGCCAGAAGTAA
- a CDS encoding rhomboid family intramembrane serine protease: MPPITPVVRNLLILNVLIFFGSRAAEAYVFQNFALHDIRSEFFQAHQILTHMFLHGSFMHLFSNMLSLFFFGPMLEHYWGGKRFTIFYLVTGIGASLLYSVVRYVEIGQIQEMVVAFMQNPDPVDLRKILDNLLGNTYDVNYVLQLKNNPDNAAIIADAKETVQLQFERMLNGPMLGASGAVFGILMAFGMLFPNTELMLLFFPVPIKAKYFVFLYGAYELYAGVQRAPGDNVAHFAHLGGMLFAFIMLKLWQRNRTDFY; the protein is encoded by the coding sequence ATGCCTCCTATCACTCCGGTGGTGCGTAATCTGCTCATCTTGAATGTGCTTATCTTCTTTGGGAGCAGAGCCGCTGAAGCCTATGTGTTTCAGAACTTTGCGCTGCATGACATTCGCTCAGAATTTTTTCAGGCGCACCAGATCCTGACGCACATGTTTCTGCACGGCAGTTTCATGCACTTGTTCAGTAACATGTTGAGTTTGTTCTTCTTCGGGCCCATGTTGGAGCACTACTGGGGCGGCAAGCGTTTTACCATTTTCTATCTGGTGACCGGTATTGGTGCCAGCTTGCTTTACTCTGTGGTGCGCTATGTAGAGATTGGCCAGATACAGGAAATGGTGGTGGCCTTTATGCAGAACCCAGACCCGGTGGATTTGCGCAAGATTTTAGACAACCTTTTGGGGAATACCTATGACGTCAATTATGTCTTGCAGCTGAAAAACAACCCAGACAATGCGGCCATTATCGCAGATGCAAAAGAAACGGTGCAGTTACAGTTTGAACGCATGTTGAATGGCCCAATGCTGGGCGCTTCTGGGGCGGTGTTTGGGATCTTGATGGCCTTTGGTATGCTGTTTCCCAACACAGAGCTCATGCTCTTGTTTTTTCCGGTCCCCATCAAGGCAAAATATTTCGTATTCCTGTATGGGGCCTATGAGTTATACGCTGGTGTGCAACGTGCGCCCGGCGACAACGTAGCACACTTTGCACACCTGGGCGGAATGCTCTTCGCGTTTATTATGCTCAAGCTCTGGCAGCGCAACCGTACCGACTTCTATTAA
- the mutL gene encoding DNA mismatch repair endonuclease MutL encodes MADIIRLLPEHLANQIAAGEVVQRPASVVKELLENSVDAQATSVQLIIKDAGKQLIQVVDDGLGMTETDARMCFERHATSKIKTTEDLFRIRTMGFRGEAMASIAAVAQVEMKTRARGTELGTCLSVEANEVIKQEPVAMPEGTIISVKNLFFNVPARRNFLKSNPVEMRHILDEFQRVALANPEIAFALYQNEVEVMNLPAGKLSQRIVSIFGREYKEQMASCEETTPFLTVRGYIGKPEYAKKSRGEQFFFVNNRYIKSQYLNHAVLTAFEGLLPKDSFPFYVLFLEIAPETIDINVHPTKTEIKFEDEKTVYAIVRAAVKQSLGLHNIAPSLDFGADVNYIPLQPMKFPASMDFDTSPAKAPSASSAPAPRPTTYASKATLGERDESFFRPAALREIPRTENQQENRLFTEEESTAVAVSVTGGSKTLQLHQKYLMVQVKSGLLMVDQQAAQERILFEKYNQALGKRSGASQQLLFPQTVHLSPADFSLIMELAEEFSALGFVFSEFGQNTIVVNGIPAEVPLRDERELIEGLLEQYKNNLSSLKVDRQENLARAMAKRVSSRLTGRLSDQEMNALVDQLFACQVPNYTPSGQKTLVILQMEHLQDLFLK; translated from the coding sequence ATGGCAGATATCATTCGTTTATTACCCGAGCATTTAGCCAACCAGATTGCCGCCGGTGAGGTGGTGCAACGGCCGGCCTCGGTGGTGAAGGAGTTGTTGGAGAATAGCGTAGACGCGCAGGCTACTTCTGTGCAGTTGATCATCAAGGACGCAGGCAAACAGTTGATACAAGTAGTGGACGACGGACTGGGTATGACCGAGACCGATGCCCGCATGTGCTTTGAGCGCCACGCCACCTCCAAGATCAAGACCACTGAGGACTTGTTCAGAATAAGGACGATGGGCTTTAGGGGAGAGGCCATGGCGTCCATTGCCGCCGTGGCCCAGGTAGAGATGAAGACCCGCGCCCGCGGCACCGAGCTGGGCACTTGTCTTTCTGTGGAGGCTAACGAGGTCATTAAACAGGAACCCGTGGCCATGCCTGAGGGCACCATCATCAGTGTGAAGAACCTGTTCTTCAACGTACCCGCCCGCCGCAACTTCCTGAAGAGCAACCCGGTGGAGATGCGCCACATCCTGGACGAATTCCAACGCGTGGCCCTGGCCAACCCCGAGATTGCCTTCGCGCTGTATCAGAACGAGGTAGAGGTGATGAACCTACCCGCCGGCAAACTGAGCCAGCGCATTGTGAGCATTTTTGGACGGGAGTACAAAGAGCAGATGGCCTCTTGTGAGGAGACTACGCCGTTTTTGACCGTGCGCGGCTACATTGGCAAGCCCGAGTATGCCAAGAAAAGCCGCGGCGAGCAGTTCTTCTTTGTGAATAACCGCTACATCAAAAGCCAGTACCTGAACCACGCGGTTTTGACGGCTTTTGAAGGCTTGTTGCCCAAAGACAGCTTTCCGTTTTACGTCTTATTTCTGGAAATAGCGCCAGAAACGATAGACATCAACGTGCATCCCACCAAAACTGAAATCAAGTTTGAGGATGAGAAAACAGTCTATGCCATTGTGCGCGCCGCCGTCAAACAAAGCCTGGGACTGCACAACATCGCGCCGTCACTGGATTTTGGAGCTGATGTGAACTACATTCCCCTGCAGCCCATGAAGTTTCCGGCTTCCATGGATTTTGACACCTCACCGGCCAAAGCACCCAGTGCTTCTTCGGCGCCAGCGCCCAGGCCTACTACCTATGCTAGCAAAGCTACGCTGGGAGAAAGGGACGAGAGTTTTTTCAGGCCAGCCGCACTCAGGGAAATCCCAAGAACCGAAAACCAACAAGAGAACCGGCTGTTTACAGAAGAGGAATCTACAGCGGTGGCCGTGAGCGTGACGGGCGGCTCTAAAACTTTGCAGCTGCATCAGAAGTATTTGATGGTGCAGGTGAAGTCTGGCTTGCTCATGGTAGACCAACAGGCGGCGCAGGAGCGCATTCTATTTGAGAAGTACAACCAGGCGCTGGGCAAGCGGAGCGGGGCTTCGCAGCAGTTGCTGTTCCCGCAGACGGTGCACCTGTCGCCGGCAGATTTCTCATTGATCATGGAGTTGGCAGAGGAGTTCAGTGCGCTGGGCTTTGTCTTTAGTGAGTTTGGGCAGAATACCATTGTAGTGAACGGAATCCCCGCCGAGGTGCCCTTGCGTGACGAGCGGGAGCTGATTGAAGGCCTGTTGGAACAATATAAGAACAACCTTTCCTCGTTAAAGGTAGACCGGCAGGAGAACCTGGCGCGGGCCATGGCCAAACGCGTGTCCTCCCGCCTCACCGGCCGCCTGTCTGACCAGGAAATGAATGCCTTGGTGGACCAGTTGTTTGCCTGCCAGGTGCCCAACTACACTCCCAGTGGCCAGAAGACGCTGGTGATCCTACAAATGGAGCATCTGCAAGACCTGTTCCTTAAATAA
- a CDS encoding glycoside hydrolase family 3 N-terminal domain-containing protein — MLKRYSLALLAVMMCAWWALSGFGPAGRGSITQQEQRWVDSVYQSLTPQQKLGQLFMVAAYSNSGQYHVREIEQLVSQYGIGGVMFMQGGPVRQAKLTNRYQSLAKVPLLVAMDAEWGLDMRLDSSMHFARQMTLGALPDDRYVYMMGREIALKLKRLGIHVNFSPVIDVNSNPKNPVIGNRSFGESKEQVTQRGIAYIKGLQDHGIIAVAKHFPGHGDTDADSHFSLPVLTHDMARLTEVELYPFKRSFDAGVMGVMVAHLYIPKLDSIANRAATLSPYLVRDLLKGKMQYDGLVFTDALNMKGVTRYHKPGEVDALAFMAGNDVLLFSEDVPKAISVIQQAVTDGQITEQEIEVRVRKILHAKYWAGLNQYKPIELENLSKDLHGPSSLVLQQQLYEQAVTVVANKDNLLPFKVLDTIQFASVSIGEGYNNQFTRTLEKYSPFKKFSISSRFAPDSVYKAVQKNLDSADVVIVTLHDLTNVPNRNYGLGTNALNFVKALQRDSTKKVIVVVMGNAYSLKSFEDSDWLVCGYEDNAVVQRVVPQILFGALPAEGRLPVTASPKLKAGTGVSTPALSRLKYSLPESVGMSSTVLKQIDNIALEAIAYAATPGCQVLVVKDGTVVFDKAYGHYTYDRAQPVTEKTIYDLASITKVAATLQAVMFLKDQGQLKLDDKLVTYLPELKGSNKANLTIRNVLLHQSGLQAYIPFWKKTLLKGLPNPIYYDSVQSEAYPNAVANGLFASRRLEDSVWTWIVKSELTGLRTGNGAYEYRYSDLGLHLMKRVAERLLNQTMPDFLEQNFYAPLGARSLTFNPLQKFLKEQIAPTAQDSTFRKTVLQGTVHDDGAAILGGVAGHAGLFSNANDLAILLQMDLQNGNYGGHQYFKTPVVTEFAQEGSSNSRRGLGWDKTDPDGNGPTSDLSPTTTFGHTGFTGTGAWIDPENNIIYIFLSNRIHPDAENTKLLKYNIRTRIHDVVYQSLEPKP; from the coding sequence ATGCTAAAAAGATATAGCCTTGCGCTACTGGCGGTGATGATGTGCGCCTGGTGGGCTTTGTCTGGTTTTGGACCGGCAGGCCGTGGCAGCATCACACAGCAGGAGCAGCGCTGGGTAGACAGTGTGTACCAGTCCCTTACCCCTCAGCAGAAGCTGGGGCAGTTGTTCATGGTGGCCGCCTATTCCAACAGCGGCCAGTACCACGTGCGTGAAATTGAACAATTGGTGAGCCAATATGGGATTGGCGGCGTCATGTTCATGCAGGGAGGACCGGTGCGCCAGGCCAAACTCACCAACCGCTACCAATCTTTAGCCAAAGTACCGTTGCTGGTGGCCATGGACGCCGAATGGGGCCTGGACATGCGCCTGGACAGTAGTATGCATTTTGCGCGACAGATGACGCTGGGCGCCTTACCAGATGACCGCTACGTGTACATGATGGGCCGCGAGATTGCCCTCAAGCTCAAGCGCCTGGGCATCCATGTCAACTTTTCCCCGGTCATTGACGTCAACAGCAACCCTAAGAATCCCGTGATTGGCAACCGTTCCTTCGGCGAAAGCAAGGAGCAGGTAACCCAGCGCGGCATTGCCTACATCAAAGGTCTGCAGGATCATGGCATCATTGCGGTGGCCAAACACTTTCCCGGCCACGGAGACACAGACGCCGACTCGCACTTCTCTTTACCCGTCCTTACCCATGACATGGCCCGACTCACCGAAGTGGAGCTCTACCCGTTTAAACGTTCTTTTGACGCGGGCGTGATGGGCGTAATGGTGGCGCATTTATACATTCCCAAGCTGGATTCCATTGCCAACCGAGCCGCTACGCTGTCGCCGTATCTGGTGCGTGACCTGCTAAAAGGCAAGATGCAGTATGACGGTCTGGTGTTTACAGACGCATTGAACATGAAAGGCGTGACCCGCTACCATAAGCCCGGCGAGGTAGATGCGCTGGCATTCATGGCGGGCAATGACGTGTTGTTGTTCTCTGAGGATGTGCCCAAAGCCATTTCCGTGATTCAGCAGGCCGTCACCGATGGCCAAATCACCGAGCAAGAAATAGAAGTGCGGGTGCGCAAGATACTGCATGCCAAATATTGGGCCGGCCTGAACCAGTACAAACCCATTGAGCTGGAGAACCTTTCCAAAGATTTGCACGGCCCTAGCAGCCTGGTACTGCAGCAGCAGCTCTATGAACAGGCGGTGACGGTGGTAGCCAACAAAGACAACCTTCTGCCCTTCAAGGTACTGGACACCATTCAGTTTGCGTCTGTGTCTATTGGCGAAGGGTACAACAACCAGTTCACGCGCACGCTGGAGAAGTATTCACCGTTCAAGAAATTCTCCATCAGCAGCCGGTTTGCGCCAGACAGCGTGTACAAGGCCGTACAGAAGAACCTGGACAGTGCAGACGTGGTCATTGTTACGCTGCATGACCTCACCAACGTTCCCAACCGCAACTACGGGCTGGGCACCAATGCACTCAATTTTGTAAAGGCCCTGCAGCGCGATTCTACCAAGAAAGTAATAGTGGTGGTGATGGGCAACGCCTACAGCCTCAAGAGTTTTGAGGATAGCGACTGGCTGGTATGCGGCTATGAAGACAATGCAGTGGTGCAGCGAGTAGTGCCCCAGATTTTGTTTGGCGCCCTTCCCGCCGAGGGAAGACTCCCGGTCACCGCCTCGCCTAAACTAAAAGCTGGCACCGGTGTCTCCACGCCTGCCCTCAGCCGGCTCAAATATTCCTTGCCAGAAAGCGTGGGCATGAGTTCCACCGTACTTAAACAGATTGACAACATTGCCCTGGAAGCCATTGCCTACGCCGCCACGCCAGGCTGCCAGGTATTGGTGGTGAAAGACGGCACAGTGGTGTTTGACAAGGCCTACGGTCATTACACATATGATAGGGCCCAGCCGGTAACCGAAAAAACCATTTATGACCTGGCCTCCATCACCAAGGTAGCCGCTACGTTGCAGGCGGTGATGTTCCTGAAAGACCAGGGCCAGCTCAAGCTGGATGATAAACTGGTCACCTACCTACCAGAACTCAAAGGCTCCAACAAGGCCAACCTTACCATAAGGAACGTGCTGTTGCACCAATCTGGGCTGCAGGCCTATATTCCTTTCTGGAAGAAGACCTTGCTAAAGGGGCTGCCCAATCCCATCTATTATGATTCTGTCCAATCAGAAGCGTACCCCAATGCCGTGGCCAATGGTTTGTTTGCCAGCAGAAGGCTGGAAGACTCGGTTTGGACCTGGATTGTGAAGTCTGAGTTGACGGGTTTAAGAACGGGTAACGGCGCCTATGAATACCGTTATTCAGACTTGGGGCTGCATTTAATGAAGCGAGTGGCCGAGCGCCTGCTCAACCAAACCATGCCCGACTTTCTGGAGCAGAACTTTTATGCCCCGCTGGGCGCGCGCAGCCTTACCTTTAACCCGCTGCAGAAATTCCTGAAAGAGCAGATTGCCCCTACCGCTCAGGACAGCACCTTCAGGAAAACGGTGCTGCAGGGCACGGTGCATGATGACGGCGCGGCTATTCTAGGCGGCGTGGCGGGCCATGCCGGCTTGTTCTCCAACGCCAATGACCTGGCCATTCTCTTGCAGATGGATTTGCAGAACGGTAACTACGGCGGGCATCAATACTTCAAGACGCCGGTGGTAACGGAGTTTGCCCAGGAAGGCAGCAGCAACAGCCGCCGCGGCCTGGGTTGGGACAAAACCGATCCAGACGGCAACGGCCCAACGTCAGACTTGTCACCTACCACCACCTTTGGCCACACCGGTTTTACGGGTACCGGCGCCTGGATAGACCCAGAGAACAACATCATCTATATTTTCCTCTCCAACCGCATTCACCCAGACGCAGAGAACACCAAGCTCCTCAAATACAACATCCGGACGCGTATTCATGACGTGGTGTACCAATCGTTAGAACCGAAACCATAA